Proteins encoded together in one Variovorax paradoxus EPS window:
- a CDS encoding 3-hydroxyacyl-CoA dehydrogenase encodes MQIDGKVFIVTGGASGLGEGAARMLAANGGKVVIADMQAEKGEAVAKDIGGVFVKCDVSQEADGQAAVAAATKLGKLVGLVNCAGIAPAEKTVGKNGPHALAVFSKTVTVNLIGSFNMIRLAADAMSKNDPEATGERGVLISTASVAAYDGQIGQAAYSASKGGVVGMTLPIARDLARNGIRNMTIAPGIFGTPMLFGMPQEVQDALAASVPFPSRLGTPEDYAKLAKHIIENDMLNGEVIRLDGAIRLPPR; translated from the coding sequence ATGCAGATCGACGGCAAGGTTTTTATCGTGACCGGGGGCGCTTCGGGCCTCGGCGAAGGTGCGGCGCGCATGCTGGCCGCGAACGGCGGCAAGGTGGTGATCGCCGACATGCAGGCTGAAAAGGGCGAAGCCGTCGCCAAGGACATCGGCGGGGTTTTCGTCAAATGCGACGTGAGCCAAGAAGCTGATGGCCAAGCCGCCGTTGCGGCCGCCACGAAGCTCGGCAAGCTTGTCGGCCTCGTCAACTGCGCGGGCATCGCGCCGGCCGAGAAGACCGTCGGCAAGAACGGTCCTCACGCCCTGGCCGTCTTCAGCAAGACCGTCACGGTCAACCTGATCGGCAGCTTCAACATGATCCGTCTCGCGGCCGACGCGATGAGCAAGAACGATCCCGAAGCCACCGGCGAACGCGGCGTGCTGATCTCGACCGCCTCGGTCGCGGCTTACGACGGCCAGATCGGCCAGGCCGCGTACAGCGCCTCCAAGGGCGGCGTGGTCGGCATGACCCTGCCCATCGCGCGCGACCTCGCGCGCAACGGCATCCGCAACATGACCATCGCCCCCGGCATCTTCGGCACGCCCATGCTCTTCGGCATGCCGCAGGAAGTGCAGGACGCGCTGGCCGCCAGCGTGCCCTTCCCCTCGCGCCTGGGCACCCCGGAGGACTACGCCAAGCTCGCGAAACACATCATCGAGAACGACATGCTCAACGGCGAGGTGATTCGTCTGGACGGAGCGATTCGACTCCCTCCACGCTGA
- a CDS encoding acyl-CoA thioesterase produces MSSSSAAKPTPNSRSSYRAFRSIPTRWADNDMYGHVNNVVYYSWFDTAVNALLIERGALDIHHGQTIGFVVETQCNYFAPIAFPQTVEAGIRVAQAGRSSVRYEIALFAEGADTAAAQGHFVHVYVDRATQRPMPLPEALQRVVDALKA; encoded by the coding sequence ATGAGCTCCTCCTCCGCCGCCAAGCCCACCCCGAATTCCCGCAGCAGCTACCGTGCGTTCCGCAGCATCCCGACGCGCTGGGCCGACAACGACATGTACGGCCACGTCAACAACGTCGTCTACTACAGCTGGTTCGACACGGCGGTGAATGCCCTCCTCATCGAGCGCGGTGCGCTCGACATCCACCACGGCCAGACCATCGGCTTCGTGGTGGAGACCCAGTGCAACTACTTCGCGCCGATCGCGTTCCCCCAGACGGTGGAGGCGGGCATCCGCGTGGCGCAAGCCGGGCGTTCGAGCGTGCGCTACGAGATCGCGCTGTTCGCCGAGGGTGCCGACACCGCCGCCGCGCAGGGCCACTTCGTTCATGTGTACGTCGACCGGGCCACACAGCGGCCGATGCCGTTGCCCGAAGCCCTGCAACGCGTGGTCGATGCGCTGAAAGCCTGA
- the pncB gene encoding nicotinate phosphoribosyltransferase — MIIHSLLDTDLYKFTMMQVVLHHFPGARVEYRFKCRNPGVDLAQFAGQIRDEVRSLCSLQFRDAELAYLRSMRFIKSDFVDFLGLFRLNEKYINIIPQPSGELEIRIQGPWLHTILFEIPVLAIVNEVYFRNTQKKPDIDEGRRRLETKITQLQDAGLADLKIADYGTRRRFSKDWHEEVLRTLNSRLGAVTPPPMQAKPGARLPQLAGTSNVLYAMKLGLIPLGTMAHEYLQACQALGPRLRDSQIFGFESWAREYRGDLGIALSDVYGMSAFLRDFDLYFCKLFDGARHDSGDPFQWGERMLAHYVANRVDPLTKTLIFSDGLTVPRTIELYQQFRGRCQLAFGIGTNLTNDLGYEPLQIVIKMINCNGQPVAKLSDTPSKNMCEDEKYLAYLRQVFEIEHPAA; from the coding sequence ATGATCATTCACAGCCTGCTCGACACCGACCTCTACAAGTTCACGATGATGCAGGTCGTTCTGCATCACTTCCCGGGCGCCCGGGTCGAGTACCGCTTCAAGTGCCGCAACCCCGGGGTCGACCTGGCGCAGTTCGCGGGCCAGATCCGCGACGAGGTGCGAAGCCTCTGTTCGCTGCAGTTCCGCGACGCCGAGCTCGCCTACCTGCGGTCCATGCGCTTCATCAAGAGCGACTTCGTCGACTTCCTCGGGCTTTTCCGGCTCAACGAGAAGTACATCAACATCATTCCCCAGCCCTCGGGCGAGCTCGAGATCCGCATCCAGGGGCCGTGGCTGCACACCATCCTGTTCGAGATCCCGGTGCTGGCCATCGTCAACGAGGTCTACTTCCGCAACACGCAGAAGAAGCCCGACATCGACGAGGGCCGCCGCCGGCTCGAGACCAAGATCACCCAGCTGCAGGACGCGGGCCTCGCCGACCTCAAGATCGCCGACTACGGCACGCGCCGCCGCTTCTCGAAGGACTGGCATGAAGAGGTGCTGCGCACCCTGAACTCGCGCCTGGGCGCCGTCACGCCGCCGCCGATGCAGGCCAAGCCCGGCGCGCGCCTGCCGCAACTCGCGGGCACCAGCAACGTGCTCTATGCGATGAAGCTCGGCCTGATCCCGCTGGGCACCATGGCACACGAATACCTGCAGGCCTGCCAGGCCCTCGGGCCGCGGCTGCGAGACAGCCAGATCTTCGGTTTCGAGAGCTGGGCGCGCGAATACCGCGGCGACCTGGGCATCGCGCTGTCCGACGTGTACGGCATGAGCGCGTTCCTGCGCGACTTCGACCTGTACTTCTGCAAGCTCTTCGACGGCGCCCGCCACGACAGTGGCGACCCCTTCCAGTGGGGCGAGCGCATGCTGGCGCACTACGTGGCGAACCGGGTCGATCCGCTCACCAAGACGCTCATCTTCAGCGACGGCCTCACGGTGCCGCGCACCATCGAGCTCTACCAGCAGTTCCGTGGCCGCTGCCAGCTGGCCTTCGGCATCGGCACCAACCTCACCAACGACCTGGGCTACGAGCCGCTGCAGATCGTCATCAAGATGATCAACTGCAACGGCCAGCCGGTGGCCAAGCTGTCGGACACACCGTCCAAGAACATGTGCGAGGACGAAAAATACCTGGCCTATCTGCGCCAGGTTTTCGAGATCGAGCATCCGGCCGCCTGA
- the dnaG gene encoding DNA primase, whose translation MTIPASFIQELIARADVVEIVGRYVPLKKAGANFMGLCPFHGEKSPSFSVSPTKQFYHCFGCGVHGNAIGFLMEHAGMGFVEAVHDLAGQYGLQVPEDDASPAERARAASQRQKQATLTDVLEKAGDAYRKSLRQAPGAIEYLKGRGVSGEVAKQFGIGYAPAGWRALASVFPDYDDPLLAESGLVIVNTEDGQLEASEAKRYDRFRDRVMFPIRNVKGECIGFGGRVLGDEKPKYLNSPETPVFSKGRELYGLYEARAAFRDRGYALVTEGYMDVVALAQLGFPNAVATLGTACTTEHVQKLFRFTESVVFSFDGDAAGRRAARKALDGALPYATDVRSIKFLFLPAEHDPDSFIREHGAEAFARFVAEATPLSRFMLEAAREGCDLTTAEGRAHMTSNVRPLWSAMPDGALKRQLLSEIATLVQLDAAALSDLWASTPGPRKVAAPPSPRYSESSGDGGDYPDMPPPMEFEAPRYETDSKPRKFVKGKRWGGKFEEPIEPLRGRGKPPSRPDVAVRLLLSNMAQWDALSHELHLMLCDLPGTHGALFTWLDSQLHEHGVQPWAALREGMRGLDFEALAERLMNVADAVPVPEGEEEQHLADAAKELSSVLDFMLDDRLKAQQSEAIAAVGKDPKALERYKALEARRLELRNRLSPRGSETA comes from the coding sequence ATGACCATCCCCGCTTCATTCATCCAGGAACTCATCGCGCGCGCCGATGTGGTCGAGATCGTCGGCCGCTATGTGCCGCTCAAGAAGGCCGGCGCCAACTTCATGGGGCTGTGCCCCTTTCACGGTGAGAAATCCCCCTCTTTTTCCGTCAGCCCGACCAAGCAGTTCTATCACTGCTTCGGCTGCGGGGTGCATGGCAACGCCATCGGCTTTCTCATGGAGCACGCGGGCATGGGCTTCGTCGAGGCGGTGCACGATCTCGCCGGCCAGTACGGCCTGCAGGTGCCCGAGGACGACGCCTCCCCTGCCGAGCGCGCCCGCGCCGCGAGCCAGCGCCAGAAGCAGGCCACGCTGACCGACGTGCTCGAAAAGGCTGGCGACGCGTACCGCAAGTCGCTGCGGCAGGCGCCCGGCGCCATCGAATACCTCAAGGGCCGCGGCGTCTCCGGCGAAGTGGCCAAGCAGTTCGGCATCGGCTATGCGCCCGCGGGCTGGCGCGCGCTGGCCAGCGTGTTCCCCGACTACGACGATCCGCTGCTCGCCGAGAGCGGCCTCGTTATCGTCAACACCGAAGATGGCCAGCTCGAGGCCAGCGAGGCCAAGCGCTACGACCGCTTCCGCGACCGGGTGATGTTCCCGATCCGCAACGTCAAGGGCGAATGCATCGGTTTCGGCGGGCGGGTGCTCGGCGACGAAAAGCCCAAGTACCTGAACTCGCCCGAAACGCCCGTGTTCAGCAAGGGCCGCGAGCTCTACGGCTTGTACGAAGCGCGCGCCGCCTTCCGCGACCGCGGCTATGCGCTGGTCACCGAGGGCTACATGGACGTGGTCGCCCTCGCGCAGCTGGGCTTTCCGAACGCGGTGGCCACGCTCGGCACCGCCTGCACGACCGAGCATGTGCAGAAGCTCTTCCGCTTCACCGAATCGGTGGTCTTCAGCTTCGACGGCGACGCCGCAGGCCGCCGCGCCGCGCGCAAGGCACTCGACGGCGCCCTGCCCTATGCCACCGATGTGCGCAGCATCAAGTTCTTGTTCCTGCCTGCCGAGCACGATCCCGACAGCTTCATCCGCGAACACGGCGCCGAGGCCTTCGCCCGCTTCGTCGCCGAGGCCACGCCGCTGTCGCGCTTCATGCTCGAAGCCGCCCGCGAAGGCTGCGACTTGACCACCGCCGAAGGCCGGGCCCACATGACCAGCAACGTGCGCCCGCTCTGGAGTGCGATGCCGGATGGCGCGCTCAAGCGGCAGTTGCTGAGCGAGATCGCCACGCTGGTGCAACTCGATGCGGCAGCGCTTTCGGACCTTTGGGCCTCCACGCCCGGCCCGCGCAAGGTCGCGGCCCCGCCTTCACCTCGCTACAGCGAATCCAGCGGCGATGGCGGGGACTATCCGGACATGCCGCCGCCGATGGAATTTGAGGCGCCGCGCTATGAAACCGATAGCAAGCCGCGCAAGTTCGTCAAGGGCAAGCGCTGGGGTGGCAAGTTCGAAGAGCCTATCGAGCCATTGCGCGGTCGCGGCAAGCCGCCGAGCCGGCCCGACGTGGCGGTGCGGCTGCTGCTCTCGAACATGGCGCAGTGGGATGCGCTCTCGCACGAACTCCATCTGATGCTGTGCGACCTGCCCGGCACGCACGGCGCGCTCTTCACCTGGCTCGACAGCCAGTTGCACGAGCACGGTGTGCAACCCTGGGCGGCGCTGCGCGAAGGCATGCGAGGGCTGGATTTCGAAGCGCTGGCCGAACGGCTCATGAACGTCGCCGATGCAGTGCCGGTGCCTGAGGGCGAGGAGGAGCAGCATCTCGCCGACGCGGCGAAGGAGCTTTCCAGCGTGCTCGACTTCATGCTGGACGATCGGCTCAAGGCCCAGCAAAGCGAAGCCATCGCCGCCGTCGGAAAAGACCCGAAAGCGCTGGAGCGCTACAAGGCGCTCGAGGCGCGGCGGTTGGAATTGCGCAACCGCCTGAGTCCACGCGGTTCAGAAACTGCTTGA
- a CDS encoding YihY/virulence factor BrkB family protein — MTTPNPLQHVAPLLRHPLRFFWDALKAFRANQGLLLAGAVAYYALLSIVPLLIVSVIAMSHVIEQAELLRTIGRYLEWLLPGQSKAIVTELSSFLDHRDVMGPVLLVTMIFFSSLAFSILESAMAVIFHHRKADHKRHFLVSVAMPYIYILCLCVGLLLVTLVSGALQLVGQESVDLFGREWSLSGVSGLLLYLLGLGGEIFMLTSLYLVMPAGRMSLRHALLGGVTAALLWEATRRVLIWYFSTLSQVNVVYGSLTTAIVVLLSLEIAATLVLLGAQVIAQYERLDRTGSTAVPPAVPGVSVEGVESLRPDESPRR; from the coding sequence ATGACGACGCCCAACCCATTGCAACACGTCGCACCGCTGCTGCGCCACCCGCTCCGATTCTTCTGGGACGCCCTGAAGGCCTTCCGCGCCAACCAGGGGTTGCTGCTCGCGGGGGCGGTGGCGTATTACGCGCTCTTGTCCATCGTGCCGCTCCTGATCGTGAGCGTGATCGCGATGTCGCATGTCATCGAGCAGGCGGAACTGCTGCGCACCATCGGCCGGTATCTCGAGTGGCTGCTGCCGGGGCAATCGAAGGCGATCGTGACGGAGCTGTCGAGCTTCCTGGACCACCGCGACGTGATGGGCCCGGTGCTGCTGGTGACGATGATCTTCTTCAGCTCGCTCGCCTTCAGCATCCTCGAAAGCGCGATGGCGGTGATCTTTCACCATCGCAAGGCCGACCACAAGCGCCACTTCCTGGTCTCGGTGGCCATGCCGTACATCTACATCCTGTGCCTGTGTGTCGGGCTGCTGCTGGTCACGCTGGTGTCGGGCGCGTTGCAACTGGTAGGGCAGGAGAGCGTGGACCTGTTCGGGCGCGAATGGTCGCTCTCGGGCGTGTCGGGGTTGCTGCTGTACCTGCTGGGACTGGGCGGCGAGATCTTCATGCTGACCTCGCTCTACCTCGTGATGCCGGCCGGCCGGATGTCGCTGCGCCACGCGCTGCTGGGCGGCGTGACTGCCGCGCTGCTTTGGGAGGCGACGCGGCGGGTGCTGATCTGGTATTTCTCGACGCTCTCGCAAGTGAACGTGGTCTACGGCTCGCTCACCACGGCGATCGTGGTGCTGCTGAGCCTGGAGATCGCCGCCACGCTCGTGCTGCTGGGCGCCCAGGTGATCGCCCAGTACGAGCGGCTGGACCGCACCGGCAGCACGGCCGTGCCGCCCGCAGTGCCCGGTGTCAGCGTGGAGGGAGTCGAATCGCTCCGTCCAGACGAATCACCTCGCCGTTGA
- a CDS encoding CsbD family protein codes for MNKDTIEGNWKQLKGKVKEQWGKLTDDDFDVIAGKRDQLLGRIQERHGISRDEAEKQVKEWESRDGRTPDALWYEKY; via the coding sequence ATGAACAAGGACACCATCGAAGGCAACTGGAAGCAGCTCAAGGGCAAGGTCAAGGAGCAATGGGGCAAGCTCACCGACGACGACTTCGACGTCATCGCCGGCAAGCGCGACCAGTTGCTCGGCCGCATCCAGGAACGCCACGGCATCAGCCGCGATGAAGCCGAGAAACAGGTGAAGGAATGGGAGTCGCGCGATGGCCGCACCCCCGATGCCCTCTGGTACGAAAAGTACTGA
- the rpoD gene encoding RNA polymerase sigma factor RpoD, producing MPSSKKPAISLAKSVAKKPVAEKPLKAGTTSASKTGAAASKSASATKVKTVPTKTTTLDDPKKVAAPAAKKVGRPPKAAGAAAPATGAKRGRKPKAGNDAPESDVDLSDIEEDLAGDEPAVATTTEEKVKPLRMKISKAKERALMKEFGLDETVLSEEDLAKRRSRLKTLITLGKTRGYLTHGEISDHLPDKLVDAETMEVVVTMLNDMGVAVYEQTPDAETLLLNNTAPTATTVEEAEEEAEAALSTVDSEFGRTTDPVRMYMREMGTVELLTREGEIEIAKRIEGGLMAMMEAISASPATIAEILRLANEIREGKVVISTIVDGFSNPNEADDYVAEEDFDEFDEEDDDDGKGGSKALTKKLEELKRDALERFDRIAGMFEKVHKIYDKEGYGTPAYVKAQEALSEELMTIRFTAKTIEKLCDLVRTQVDDVRKKERELRRIIVDKCGFPQDEFIRDFSGYDKNGNRIASNLLNLKWVEKQAAAGKPWSAVLARNIPPVQELQQRLADIQSRVVVPLTQLKDINKRMNEGESSSRDAKKEMIEANLRLVISIAKKYTNRGLQFLDLIQEGNIGLMKAVDKFEYRRGYKFSTYATWWIRQAITRSIADQARTIRIPVHMIETINKMNRISRQHLQEFGFEPDAGILAAKMEIPEDKIRKIMKIAKEPISMETPIGDDDDSHLGDFIEDSSNTAPIEAAMQAGLRDVVKDILDSLTPREAKVLRMRFGIEMSTDHTLEEVGKQFDVTRERIRQIEAKALRKLKHPSRSDKLRSFIDTL from the coding sequence ATGCCCAGTTCAAAGAAGCCTGCTATTTCACTCGCCAAAAGCGTCGCCAAAAAGCCTGTAGCAGAGAAACCGTTGAAAGCCGGCACTACGTCGGCATCTAAGACGGGTGCCGCCGCGTCCAAATCGGCATCCGCAACGAAAGTGAAAACCGTGCCCACGAAAACGACCACCCTCGACGATCCCAAGAAAGTCGCCGCTCCCGCCGCCAAAAAAGTCGGGCGCCCCCCCAAGGCTGCCGGTGCCGCCGCACCTGCCACCGGCGCCAAGCGCGGCCGCAAGCCCAAGGCCGGCAATGACGCGCCCGAGAGCGACGTCGACCTGTCGGACATCGAGGAAGACCTGGCCGGCGACGAGCCGGCGGTTGCCACGACCACTGAAGAAAAGGTCAAGCCGCTGCGCATGAAGATCAGCAAGGCGAAGGAACGCGCCTTGATGAAGGAGTTCGGCCTCGACGAGACCGTGCTCTCCGAAGAAGACCTGGCCAAGCGCCGCTCGCGCCTGAAGACCCTGATCACGCTGGGCAAGACCCGCGGCTACCTCACGCACGGCGAAATCTCCGACCACTTGCCCGACAAGCTGGTAGACGCCGAGACCATGGAAGTCGTGGTCACCATGCTCAACGACATGGGCGTGGCGGTGTACGAGCAAACGCCCGACGCCGAAACCCTGCTGCTGAACAACACCGCGCCCACCGCCACCACGGTGGAAGAAGCCGAGGAAGAAGCCGAAGCGGCCCTGTCCACGGTGGACAGCGAATTCGGCCGCACCACCGACCCGGTCCGCATGTACATGCGCGAAATGGGCACGGTCGAGCTGCTGACGCGCGAAGGCGAAATCGAAATCGCCAAGCGCATCGAAGGCGGCCTGATGGCCATGATGGAAGCCATCTCGGCCTCCCCCGCCACCATCGCCGAGATCCTGCGCCTGGCCAATGAAATCCGCGAAGGCAAGGTCGTCATCTCGACCATCGTGGACGGCTTCTCGAACCCCAACGAGGCCGACGACTACGTGGCCGAAGAAGACTTCGACGAATTCGACGAAGAAGACGACGACGACGGCAAGGGCGGCTCCAAGGCCCTCACCAAGAAGCTCGAAGAACTCAAGCGCGACGCGCTCGAGCGCTTCGACCGCATCGCCGGCATGTTCGAGAAGGTCCACAAGATCTACGACAAGGAAGGCTACGGCACGCCCGCGTACGTCAAGGCCCAGGAGGCCCTGTCCGAAGAGCTGATGACCATCCGCTTCACGGCCAAGACCATCGAGAAGCTGTGCGACCTGGTGCGCACGCAGGTGGACGACGTTCGCAAGAAAGAACGCGAACTGCGCCGCATCATCGTGGACAAGTGCGGCTTCCCGCAGGACGAGTTCATCCGCGACTTCAGCGGCTACGACAAGAACGGCAATCGCATCGCGTCGAACCTCTTGAACCTCAAGTGGGTCGAGAAGCAGGCCGCCGCCGGCAAGCCCTGGAGTGCCGTGCTCGCGCGCAACATTCCGCCGGTGCAGGAACTGCAGCAGCGCCTGGCCGACATCCAGTCGCGAGTGGTGGTGCCGCTCACGCAGCTCAAGGACATCAACAAGCGCATGAACGAAGGCGAATCGTCTTCGCGCGATGCCAAGAAGGAAATGATCGAGGCCAACCTGCGCCTCGTGATCTCCATCGCCAAGAAGTACACCAACCGCGGCCTGCAGTTCCTCGACTTGATCCAGGAAGGCAACATCGGCCTCATGAAGGCGGTCGACAAGTTCGAATACCGTCGCGGCTACAAATTCTCGACGTACGCCACGTGGTGGATCCGCCAGGCGATCACCCGCTCGATCGCCGACCAGGCGCGCACCATCCGTATTCCGGTGCACATGATCGAGACGATCAACAAGATGAACCGCATCTCGCGCCAGCACTTGCAGGAGTTCGGCTTCGAGCCCGACGCCGGCATCCTGGCCGCCAAGATGGAGATCCCGGAAGACAAGATCCGCAAGATCATGAAGATCGCGAAAGAGCCGATCTCGATGGAAACCCCCATCGGCGACGACGACGATTCGCACCTGGGCGACTTCATCGAGGACAGCAGCAACACGGCGCCCATCGAAGCCGCAATGCAGGCGGGCCTCCGCGACGTGGTCAAGGACATCCTCGACTCGCTGACGCCGCGCGAAGCCAAGGTGCTGCGCATGCGCTTCGGCATCGAGATGTCGACCGACCACACGCTGGAAGAAGTCGGCAAGCAGTTCGACGTGACCCGCGAGCGCATCCGCCAGATCGAAGCCAAGGCGCTGCGCAAGCTCAAGCACCCGTCGCGTTCGGACAAGCTGCGCAGCTTCATCGATACGCTCTGA
- a CDS encoding phasin family protein produces MALTADQILAAQKANLETLFGLTTKAFEGVEKLVELNVTASKAALAEAAGTAQAALNVKDAQELLTLQASLFQPLAEKTAAYSRHLYDIAQGTGAEFSKAFEAKASEAQQAFVGLVDSASKNAPAGSETAVAVLKSAVAAANNAFESVQKAVKQASDVAEANFNAVSTQAVAAAKTATASRKR; encoded by the coding sequence ATGGCCCTGACCGCTGACCAAATCCTCGCCGCCCAAAAAGCAAACCTCGAAACCCTGTTCGGCCTGACCACCAAGGCTTTCGAAGGCGTCGAGAAGCTCGTCGAACTGAACGTGACCGCTTCGAAGGCTGCCCTGGCCGAAGCCGCCGGCACCGCCCAAGCCGCCCTGAACGTCAAGGACGCTCAAGAACTGCTGACGCTGCAAGCCAGCCTGTTCCAGCCCCTGGCCGAAAAGACCGCCGCCTACAGCCGTCACCTGTACGACATTGCCCAAGGCACCGGCGCAGAATTCTCCAAGGCTTTCGAAGCCAAGGCCTCTGAAGCCCAGCAAGCCTTCGTCGGCCTGGTCGACAGCGCTTCCAAGAACGCACCCGCCGGTTCGGAAACCGCCGTTGCTGTCCTGAAGAGCGCCGTGGCTGCCGCCAACAACGCATTCGAATCGGTCCAGAAGGCGGTCAAGCAAGCCTCCGACGTCGCCGAAGCCAACTTCAACGCCGTGTCGACGCAAGCCGTCGCCGCCGCCAAGACGGCCACCGCTTCGCGCAAGCGCTAA
- a CDS encoding histone deacetylase — MRAFYSGQFVLPLPPGHRFPMSRYALLRDRLEEHLPAVEMDQAPRASDGELALAHTPQWIAAINDGSVSPQAMREIGFPWSEAMVERSRRSTGATIAACRAAFAGGIAANMAGGTHHAYADKGGGFCVFNDAAVAARLMQAEHGRTGRLLKVAVIDLDVHQGNGTASIFRNDPSVFTLSMHGQKNFPFRKEASDLDVELPDGCGDADYLTALEHALDELDRRFSPGLVIYLAGADPFERDRLGRLKLSFDGLEARDRRVFDWTWQRRIPVAFAMAGGYASDIAETVQVQLGTFRVAFDYWRRWQNAAR, encoded by the coding sequence ATGCGCGCCTTCTATTCCGGTCAGTTCGTGTTGCCCCTGCCGCCGGGGCATCGCTTCCCCATGTCGCGCTACGCCTTGCTGCGCGATCGCCTCGAGGAGCATCTGCCCGCGGTCGAAATGGACCAGGCTCCCCGCGCCAGCGACGGCGAGCTGGCGCTGGCCCACACGCCGCAATGGATCGCCGCGATCAACGACGGCAGCGTGAGCCCGCAAGCGATGCGCGAGATCGGCTTTCCCTGGAGCGAGGCGATGGTCGAGCGCTCGCGCCGCTCCACCGGCGCCACCATCGCGGCCTGCCGCGCCGCATTCGCCGGCGGCATCGCGGCAAACATGGCGGGCGGAACACACCACGCCTATGCCGACAAGGGCGGCGGTTTCTGCGTCTTCAACGACGCGGCCGTCGCGGCCCGGCTGATGCAGGCGGAGCACGGCCGCACCGGCCGGCTGCTCAAGGTTGCGGTGATCGACCTCGACGTTCACCAGGGCAACGGCACCGCCAGCATCTTCCGCAATGACCCGAGCGTCTTCACGCTCTCGATGCACGGCCAGAAGAACTTTCCCTTCCGCAAGGAGGCCAGCGACCTGGACGTCGAACTGCCCGACGGCTGCGGCGACGCCGACTACCTCACTGCCCTGGAGCACGCCCTGGACGAACTCGACCGCCGCTTCTCTCCCGGACTCGTCATCTATCTCGCAGGCGCCGACCCCTTCGAGCGCGACCGCCTCGGCCGCTTGAAACTCAGCTTCGACGGCCTGGAGGCGCGCGACCGTCGCGTCTTCGACTGGACCTGGCAGCGCCGCATCCCGGTGGCCTTTGCCATGGCCGGCGGCTACGCCAGCGACATCGCCGAGACCGTGCAGGTGCAACTGGGCACCTTCCGGGTGGCCTTCGACTACTGGCGCCGCTGGCAAAATGCCGCGCGATGA
- a CDS encoding sodium:proton antiporter: protein MKKTLRLTAAAALPMLFPALARAADFDGAVLSPLWGVPFAGILLSIALLPLLAPSFWHHHYGKISAAWALAFLVPFAATYGVGLAGGQLVHALLAEYIPFIILLTALFTVAGGIHIRGNLHGAPGLNTAILAIGAVLASFMGTTGASMLLIRPLIRANDNRVHRVHVVVFFIFIVSNAGGSLTPLGDPPLFLGFLKGVGFFWTLQNILPDTLFIVGVLLALFYAIDRHYYRKEGVLPVDPTPDSPRLGFDGAANFWLLGGVVALVLLSGFWKSPVAFDVFGTEVGLPGLVRDVGLLLIAFISYKLTAPKVHADNQFEWGPMAEVAKLFAGIFLTIIPVIAMLKAGTQGPFGAVVSAVTRPDGQPDPAMYFWATGVLSSFLDNAPTYLVFFNTAGGDPAALMTTYASTLAAISAGAVFMGANTYIGNAPNLMVKAIAESRGVPMPSFFGYMAWSVAILIPLFVITTFLFFR, encoded by the coding sequence ATGAAAAAGACACTCCGACTGACCGCAGCCGCAGCGCTGCCCATGCTCTTTCCGGCCCTGGCCCGCGCCGCCGATTTCGATGGCGCCGTGCTCTCCCCGCTCTGGGGCGTGCCGTTCGCCGGCATCCTGCTGTCGATCGCGTTGCTGCCGCTGCTCGCACCTTCTTTCTGGCATCACCACTACGGCAAGATTTCCGCGGCCTGGGCACTGGCTTTCCTGGTGCCCTTTGCGGCCACCTACGGGGTGGGCCTCGCGGGCGGGCAGCTGGTGCATGCGTTGCTGGCCGAGTACATCCCGTTCATCATCCTGCTCACGGCGCTCTTCACCGTGGCGGGGGGCATCCACATCCGCGGCAACCTGCACGGTGCGCCGGGGCTCAACACGGCGATCCTCGCGATCGGCGCGGTGCTCGCGAGCTTCATGGGAACCACGGGCGCCTCGATGCTGCTGATCCGCCCGCTGATCCGCGCCAACGACAACCGCGTGCACCGGGTGCATGTCGTCGTGTTCTTCATCTTCATCGTCTCCAACGCGGGCGGCTCGCTCACGCCGCTGGGCGATCCGCCGCTGTTCCTCGGTTTCCTCAAGGGCGTGGGCTTCTTCTGGACGTTGCAGAACATCCTGCCCGACACGCTCTTCATCGTGGGCGTGCTGCTCGCGCTGTTCTATGCCATCGACCGCCACTACTACCGCAAGGAAGGCGTGCTGCCGGTCGACCCGACGCCCGACTCCCCGCGCCTGGGCTTCGACGGCGCCGCCAACTTCTGGCTGCTGGGCGGCGTGGTGGCGCTGGTGCTGCTGAGCGGCTTCTGGAAGTCGCCGGTCGCATTCGACGTGTTCGGCACCGAGGTCGGGCTGCCGGGGCTCGTGCGCGACGTGGGGCTCTTGCTGATCGCCTTCATCTCCTACAAGCTCACCGCGCCGAAGGTGCACGCCGACAACCAGTTCGAATGGGGCCCGATGGCCGAGGTGGCCAAGCTCTTCGCAGGCATCTTCCTCACGATCATCCCGGTGATCGCAATGCTCAAGGCCGGCACGCAAGGGCCGTTCGGCGCGGTCGTCTCGGCCGTGACGCGCCCCGACGGCCAGCCCGACCCCGCGATGTACTTCTGGGCGACCGGCGTGCTGAGTTCGTTCCTGGACAACGCGCCGACGTACCTCGTGTTCTTCAACACCGCGGGCGGCGACCCGGCCGCGCTGATGACCACTTACGCGAGCACGCTGGCCGCTATCTCGGCCGGCGCCGTCTTCATGGGCGCCAACACCTACATCGGCAACGCGCCCAACCTCATGGTCAAGGCCATCGCCGAGAGCCGCGGCGTGCCCATGCCGAGCTTCTTCGGCTACATGGCTTGGTCCGTGGCCATCCTGATCCCGCTGTTCGTCATTACCACCTTCCTCTTCTTTCGCTGA